CGCTCAACAAGTTCTTCTATGGCGAACTGGGCTTTGCCGGCAACCTCAACAACTATTACGACCCCGCCAACAGCTATATCCACCATGTGCTGCAGACAAGACGCGGCATTCCCATCAGCGTGGCGCTGATCTGGCTGGAGCTGGCTGCCGGCATCGGTTTGACGGTGGAGGGCATCGGCTTTCCAGGACATTTTCTGGTCAAGGTCATGCTGCCTCAGGGGCAGGTGGTGCAGGACCCGTTGACAGGCGACTCCTACTCCGCCAGCGCCTTGGCAGAGCGCCTGCAGCCGTTTCTCGATCAGGCCGGCATCACGCCCGACGATGCACCGCCGCTGGGGCTGTATCTGCAGGCCGCTCATCCGCGCGATGTCGTGGCGCGCATGCTGCGCAATCTGCAGGAGATTCATCAGGTCCAGAAAGACTGGCCCATGCTGGTGGCCGTGCTCAATCGCCTGATCTTGCTGCAGCCCGGTCGCGAGGAGCTGTTCCGGGACCGCGGTATGGCGTATGCCCAATGGGGAGTGATTGAAAGAGCGCTATTGGACTTGGAGCGTTATGCGCCCGCTGCGCAAGGGCAGGAGGTCGATTACATCGTCAAGACCATCGCCAGGCTGCGCCGCACGGGCTGAACGCCTTGGTGGCAAGCAGCCTGCCTACACCAGCTGTGCGGCTTCCAGCTCTTTCTTGAGATAGGCGTAGAACAGCGGCGCCGCCACCAGACCTGCGGGGCCGAAGACGGACTCGGCCACAAACATCACGGCCAGCAGCTCCCACACGCCCATATGCGTGCGTGTGCCCACGACCTTGGCGTTGATCACGTATTCGGCCTTGTGGATCAGGATCAGAAAGCCCAGGCAGG
This window of the Comamonas testosteroni genome carries:
- a CDS encoding SirB1 family protein, translating into MSWTIDEYPTALQYFASLVQSDENFALMEAAISIAQDAEPDLDLQAVLAELDRLQVRLVQRLAGEEDGLRKLGALNKFFYGELGFAGNLNNYYDPANSYIHHVLQTRRGIPISVALIWLELAAGIGLTVEGIGFPGHFLVKVMLPQGQVVQDPLTGDSYSASALAERLQPFLDQAGITPDDAPPLGLYLQAAHPRDVVARMLRNLQEIHQVQKDWPMLVAVLNRLILLQPGREELFRDRGMAYAQWGVIERALLDLERYAPAAQGQEVDYIVKTIARLRRTG